A single window of Nicotiana sylvestris chromosome 3, ASM39365v2, whole genome shotgun sequence DNA harbors:
- the LOC138888487 gene encoding uncharacterized protein, protein MTIGHSLSLLAYSEEAIREARALQMPDLGGVPNEEDPFRDCFTGVDDAADLNDASTLFEESQRLLSRAFTKFRADLSQCEVELQKTSEERNALELFYSQKEEELRDLRAHLDKACKHEAELDKQVTIILKEYGLLDPIVEANTLVSQLQEKLERIELLRGEVDQIKTDCDRWKENMDSLAAEKEAALAKLALAEALLRGAKEKNLAQAKRINVLEVKLAEAKAEVGETKIAAEKTIVVYLADAEAAQT, encoded by the exons ATGACAATAGGTCACTCTCTCTCTCTACTGGCTTATTCTGAGGAGGCCATAAGGGAGGCTCGGGCTCTGCAAATGCCTGACTTAGGCGGAGTCCCCAATGAAGAAGATCCCTTCCGGGATTGCTTTACCGGGGTTGATGACGCCGCCGATCTCAACGACGCATCTACCCTTTTCGAAGAGTCTCAACGCCTTTTATCTCGA GCTTTCACCAAGTTTAGGGCCGACCTGAGCCAATGTGAGGTCGAGCTCCAGAAGACCTCAGAGGAGAGGAACGCTTTGGAACTCTTTTACAGTCAAAAGGAGGAGGAGCTCAGGGACCTTCGGGCACACTTGGATAAGGCTTGTAAGCATGAGGCCGAGCTAGACAAACAAGTAACTATCATTTTGAAAGAGTACGGTCTACTCGACCCAATTGTGGAGGCTAACACTTTAGTATCTCAATTACAGGAAAAACTGGAAAGGATCGAGCTGCTTCGAGGGGAAGTCGATCAAATCAAAACTGACTGTGATCGATGGAAGGAGAACATGGACAGCCTTGCTGCGGAGAAAGAGGCTGCTTTGGCCAAACTGGCATTGGCCGAGGCCCTACTTCGGGGAGCTAAAGAGAAAAATTTAGCCCAGGCCAAAAGGATCAACGTGCTCGAGGTCAAGCTTGCTGAGGCCAAGGCAGAGGTCGGGGAGACGAAGATCGCGGCTGAAAAAACCATTGTTGTATACTTGGCCGATGCTGAGGCTGCTCAAACGTAG
- the LOC104215964 gene encoding uncharacterized protein isoform X1: MADDFATSVDMGLQLAKRIYYGKNPPKPLVMEKKSSFTETNYLPMGPMMYAVIRDPSMVDNPDIPSYQPYVHGRCDPPALIPLDMQAIGMEVDCYMDTAFVTVNGSWRVHCVASSRCCDCRFAVPMGEQGSVLGVEVETPSRSYSTQLIASNDTKDASLVANAKDGFLLKRQIYTLKVPQVAGGSILSIKVSWSQKLQYQDGQFSLNIPFSFPWYVNPVAKLLCKKERIQLNVNSGMGTEILCESSSHPLKETRRLAGNLGFLYEREVRAWSMNDFNFSYKGPSSDIHGSVLLNSPSMLDFDQREMFCVCLHPPTVNRKKVFRKDVVYIVDISASMQGKPLENVKAALLAALSNLNPADTFNIIAFNGKSLLFSSSMVPSGKESIGKAIQWIDQNIVADGSTVIALPLNQAIEMLSKNGDSIPLVFLITDGSVGDEREICETLRGQLMKRGLKAPRISTFGIGLYCNHYFLQMLAQMGGGYYDAAYDVDSISSRLERLFNSTSSVILADLRIDALENLDSFELYPCYLPDLLSSRPLIVSGRLFGNCPDSVKVSGTLADSSNFVVDVKVQKAKDFPLERVFARRQIKILTANAWCSGSKQLEEKVVKMSLQTGVPSEYTNLILVENKKERQTSKLEVADEKTSDLNVKKIIYLRALGFGFGNLKATMNNLPVEAAEPKLHETSEMVFAAASSLCGKLCDCCCCMCFIQFCSRVNDQCAVTLAQLCTTLACFECFSFCCEVCGECG, encoded by the exons ATGGCTGATGATTTTGCAACGTCGGTGGACATGGGGCTTCAGTTAGCTAAACGAATTTACTACGGTAAAAATCCGCCTAAGCCACTGGTAATGGAGAAAAAGTCATCTTTTACAGAGACTAATTACCTGCCGATGGGACCAATGATGTACGCTGTAATTAGGGACCCGTCGATGGTGGATAATCCTGATATTCCGAGCTATCAGCCGTACGTTCACGGTCGTTGTGATCCGCCGGCGTTGATTCCGCTCGACATGCAGGCGATTGGGATGGAGGTGGACTGTTATATGGACACTGCTTTTGTAACGGTCAACGGGAGTTGGCGCGTGCACTGTGTTGCTTCTAGCCGCTGCTGTGATTGTCGCTTCGCTGTACCAATGGGAGAGCAG GGTTCAGTTCTAGGTGTGGAAGTTGAAACACCATCAAGATCATATTCTACCCAATTGATTGCATCAAATGATACCAAAGATGCCAGTTTGGTAGCCAATGCTAAAGATGGGTTCTTATTAAAACGCCAGATATACACATTAAAGGTCCCTCAG GTTGCCGGAGGTTCTATTCTCTCCATTAAAGTCAGTTGGTCACAGAAATTACAGTATCAAGATGGTCAATTTTCCTTAAATATACCTTTCAGTTTCCCATGGTATGTCAATCCAGTTGCAAAGCTATTGTGTAAGAAAGAAAGGATTCAGTTGAACGTGAACTCTGGTATGGGGACAGAGATTTTATGCGAAAGTTCCAGTCATCCTTTAAAG GAAACAAGACGTCTGGCcggtaatttaggatttttatatGAGAGGGAAGTTCGGGCATGGTCAATGAATGACTTCAATTTCTCGTACAAA GGCCCTTCAAGCGACATCCATGGGAGTGTGCTCCTGAACTCTCCATCTATGCTTGATTTTGATCAGAGAGAAATGTTTTGCGTCTGTCTTCACCCACCAACTGTCAATAGGAAGAAG GTTTTCCGGAAGGACGTGGTGTATATTGTTGATATAAGTGCAAGCATGCAAGGAAAGCCTCTTGAGAATGTTAAAGCTGCACTACTGGCTGCCCTCTCTAATCTCAATCCAGCGGATACTTTTAACATCATAGCTTTCAATGGGAAAAGCTTATTGTTCTCATCATCCATGGTGCCATCGGGGAAGGAGTCAATCGGAAAAGCAATTCAGTGGATTGATCAAAATATTGTAGCTGATGGAAGTACTGTCATTGCCCTGCCGCTAAACCAG GCAATAGAGATGCTATCAAAAAATGGTGATTCAATTCCTCTTGTTTTTTTAATCACTGATGGGTCTGTTGGAGATGAAAGAGAAATTTGTGAAACCTTGAGGGGACAGTTGATGAAGAGAGGCTTGAAAGCTCCACGAATTTCGACCTTTGGCATTG GTTTATACTGTAATCACTACTTCTTGCAAATGCTTGCTCAGATGGGGGGAGGTTACTATGATGCTGCATATGATGTAG ACTCAATCAGTTCTCGGCTGGAAAGACTATTTAACAGCACATCATCAGTCATTCTTGCGGACCTGAGAATCGATGCCTTGGAAAATCTTGATTCATTTGAG CTATATCCATGTTATCTTCCAGACCTGTTGTCTTCAAGACCACTGATTGTATCTGGCAGATTATTCGGGAACTGTCCTGACTCTGTTAAAGTCAGCGGCACTTTAGCAGATTCGAGCAATTTCGTGGTCGATGTCAAAGTACAAAAAGCAAAGGATTTTCCTTTGGAAAGG GTTTTTGCAAGGAGACAAATCAAAATACTAACTGCCAATGCCTGGTGTTCCGGAAGCAAGCAACTGGAGGAGAAG GTTGTGAAAATGAGCTTGCAAACAGGAGTGCCTTCGGAGTATACCAACTTGATTTTGGTTGAAAATAAAAAGGAGAGGCAGACCTCTAAATTAGAGGTAGCAGATGAG AAGACCTCTGACTTGAATGTCAAGAAAATCATATACCTTCGAGCGCTAGGTTTTGGTTTCGGCAACTTGAAGGCTACAATGAACAATCTTCCTGTGGAAGCAGCAGAACCCAAATTGCATGAAACTTCAGAAATGGTATTTGCAGCTGCTTCAAGCTTATGCGGCAAACTATGTGACTGTTGTTGTTGCATGTGTTTCATACAGTTCTGTTCTCGGGTTAACGATCAATGTGCTGTTACTTTAGCACAACTTTGTACAACACTtgcttgttttgagtgttttaGTTTTTGTTGTGAAGTCTGTGGAGAATGCGGCTAA
- the LOC104215964 gene encoding uncharacterized protein isoform X2, whose translation MADDFATSVDMGLQLAKRIYYGKNPPKPLVMEKKSSFTETNYLPMGPMMYAVIRDPSMVDNPDIPSYQPYVHGRCDPPALIPLDMQAIGMEVDCYMDTAFVTVNGSWRVHCVASSRCCDCRFAVPMGEQGSVLGVEVETPSRSYSTQLIASNDTKDASLVANAKDGFLLKRQIYTLKVPQVAGGSILSIKVSWSQKLQYQDGQFSLNIPFSFPWYVNPVAKLLCKKERIQLNVNSGMGTEILCESSSHPLKETRRLAGNLGFLYEREVRAWSMNDFNFSYKGPSSDIHGSVLLNSPSMLDFDQREMFCVCLHPPTVNRKKVFRKDVVYIVDISASMQGKPLENVKAALLAALSNLNPADTFNIIAFNGKSLLFSSSMVPSGKESIGKAIQWIDQNIVADGSTVIALPLNQAIEMLSKNGDSIPLVFLITDGSVGDEREICETLRGQLMKRGLKAPRISTFGIGLYCNHYFLQMLAQMGGGYYDAAYDVDSISSRLERLFNSTSSVILADLRIDALENLDSFELYPCYLPDLLSSRPLIVSGRLFGNCPDSVKVSGTLADSSNFVVDVKVQKAKDFPLERVFARRQIKILTANAWCSGSKQLEEKVVKMSLQTGVPSEYTNLILVENKKERQTSKLEVADETSDLNVKKIIYLRALGFGFGNLKATMNNLPVEAAEPKLHETSEMVFAAASSLCGKLCDCCCCMCFIQFCSRVNDQCAVTLAQLCTTLACFECFSFCCEVCGECG comes from the exons ATGGCTGATGATTTTGCAACGTCGGTGGACATGGGGCTTCAGTTAGCTAAACGAATTTACTACGGTAAAAATCCGCCTAAGCCACTGGTAATGGAGAAAAAGTCATCTTTTACAGAGACTAATTACCTGCCGATGGGACCAATGATGTACGCTGTAATTAGGGACCCGTCGATGGTGGATAATCCTGATATTCCGAGCTATCAGCCGTACGTTCACGGTCGTTGTGATCCGCCGGCGTTGATTCCGCTCGACATGCAGGCGATTGGGATGGAGGTGGACTGTTATATGGACACTGCTTTTGTAACGGTCAACGGGAGTTGGCGCGTGCACTGTGTTGCTTCTAGCCGCTGCTGTGATTGTCGCTTCGCTGTACCAATGGGAGAGCAG GGTTCAGTTCTAGGTGTGGAAGTTGAAACACCATCAAGATCATATTCTACCCAATTGATTGCATCAAATGATACCAAAGATGCCAGTTTGGTAGCCAATGCTAAAGATGGGTTCTTATTAAAACGCCAGATATACACATTAAAGGTCCCTCAG GTTGCCGGAGGTTCTATTCTCTCCATTAAAGTCAGTTGGTCACAGAAATTACAGTATCAAGATGGTCAATTTTCCTTAAATATACCTTTCAGTTTCCCATGGTATGTCAATCCAGTTGCAAAGCTATTGTGTAAGAAAGAAAGGATTCAGTTGAACGTGAACTCTGGTATGGGGACAGAGATTTTATGCGAAAGTTCCAGTCATCCTTTAAAG GAAACAAGACGTCTGGCcggtaatttaggatttttatatGAGAGGGAAGTTCGGGCATGGTCAATGAATGACTTCAATTTCTCGTACAAA GGCCCTTCAAGCGACATCCATGGGAGTGTGCTCCTGAACTCTCCATCTATGCTTGATTTTGATCAGAGAGAAATGTTTTGCGTCTGTCTTCACCCACCAACTGTCAATAGGAAGAAG GTTTTCCGGAAGGACGTGGTGTATATTGTTGATATAAGTGCAAGCATGCAAGGAAAGCCTCTTGAGAATGTTAAAGCTGCACTACTGGCTGCCCTCTCTAATCTCAATCCAGCGGATACTTTTAACATCATAGCTTTCAATGGGAAAAGCTTATTGTTCTCATCATCCATGGTGCCATCGGGGAAGGAGTCAATCGGAAAAGCAATTCAGTGGATTGATCAAAATATTGTAGCTGATGGAAGTACTGTCATTGCCCTGCCGCTAAACCAG GCAATAGAGATGCTATCAAAAAATGGTGATTCAATTCCTCTTGTTTTTTTAATCACTGATGGGTCTGTTGGAGATGAAAGAGAAATTTGTGAAACCTTGAGGGGACAGTTGATGAAGAGAGGCTTGAAAGCTCCACGAATTTCGACCTTTGGCATTG GTTTATACTGTAATCACTACTTCTTGCAAATGCTTGCTCAGATGGGGGGAGGTTACTATGATGCTGCATATGATGTAG ACTCAATCAGTTCTCGGCTGGAAAGACTATTTAACAGCACATCATCAGTCATTCTTGCGGACCTGAGAATCGATGCCTTGGAAAATCTTGATTCATTTGAG CTATATCCATGTTATCTTCCAGACCTGTTGTCTTCAAGACCACTGATTGTATCTGGCAGATTATTCGGGAACTGTCCTGACTCTGTTAAAGTCAGCGGCACTTTAGCAGATTCGAGCAATTTCGTGGTCGATGTCAAAGTACAAAAAGCAAAGGATTTTCCTTTGGAAAGG GTTTTTGCAAGGAGACAAATCAAAATACTAACTGCCAATGCCTGGTGTTCCGGAAGCAAGCAACTGGAGGAGAAG GTTGTGAAAATGAGCTTGCAAACAGGAGTGCCTTCGGAGTATACCAACTTGATTTTGGTTGAAAATAAAAAGGAGAGGCAGACCTCTAAATTAGAGGTAGCAGATGAG ACCTCTGACTTGAATGTCAAGAAAATCATATACCTTCGAGCGCTAGGTTTTGGTTTCGGCAACTTGAAGGCTACAATGAACAATCTTCCTGTGGAAGCAGCAGAACCCAAATTGCATGAAACTTCAGAAATGGTATTTGCAGCTGCTTCAAGCTTATGCGGCAAACTATGTGACTGTTGTTGTTGCATGTGTTTCATACAGTTCTGTTCTCGGGTTAACGATCAATGTGCTGTTACTTTAGCACAACTTTGTACAACACTtgcttgttttgagtgttttaGTTTTTGTTGTGAAGTCTGTGGAGAATGCGGCTAA